Proteins from a single region of Callithrix jacchus isolate 240 chromosome 12, calJac240_pri, whole genome shotgun sequence:
- the LOC103790639 gene encoding putative UDP-sugar transporter protein SLC35A4 gives MTIMAAGACYAAGGLQVSGKTLPSPPPAAAASPMPLHITPLGVLLLILYCLISSSSSVYTELLMKRQRLPLALQNLFLYTFGVLLNLGLHAGGGPGPGLLEGFSGWAALVVLSQVLNGLLVFAVMMHGSSMARLFVVACSLVVNAELSAVLLWLQLTATFFLAILLIGLTVHLYYGSR, from the coding sequence ATGACTATCATGGCTGCGGGAGCCTGCTATGCAGCAGGGGGCCTTCAAGTTTCTGGGAAGACCCTTCCCAGTCCCCCTCCAGCAGCTGCTGCCAGCCCCATGCCCCTGCATATCACTCCACTGGGCGTGCTGCTTCTCATCCTGTACTGCCTCATCTCCAGCTCATCTTCAGTGTACACAGAGCTGCTCATGAAGCGACAGCGGCTGCCCCTGGCACTTCAGAACCTCTTCCTCTACACTTTTGGTGTGCTCCTGAATCTAGGTCTGCATGCTGGTGGCGGCCCCGGCCCAGGCCTCCTGGAAGGTTTCTCAGGATGGGCAGCACTCGTGGTGCTGAGCCAGGTGCTAAATGGACTGCTCGTGTTTGCTGTCATGATGCACGGCAGCAGCATGGCGCGCCTCTTTGTGGTGGCCTGCTCACTGGTGGTCAACGCCGAGCTCTCAGCAGTCCTGCTGTGGCTGCAGCTCACAGCCACCTTCTTCCTGGCCATATTGCTCATTGGCCTGACCGTGCACCTGTACTATGGCAGCCGCTAG